From the genome of Maridesulfovibrio ferrireducens, one region includes:
- a CDS encoding sodium-dependent transporter — protein sequence MSDKHHKAGHSVRDAFTSNLGMLAATLGSAVGLGNIWKFPSMTGTNGGASFLFVYLACTVVVGLPVMISEIMLGRTVKANAITTLRKLSPKGQPWGIVGISGVVAAFLILCFYTEVAGWVFAYIFKGISGSILTTDPTIASTAFADLISDPVQSIGWQWFVIIFVSIIITFGISKGIEKVTIKLMPILFLLLLVICGRSLTLPGAEKGLEFLFAPDFSKISGSVILMAMGLAFFKLSIGMGTMMTYGSYFKNSQNIPLTATRVVLADLLISLLAGIAIFPAVFAYGFDVSAGPSLLFITIPAVFASMPMGHLFAVLFFILTAVAATGAMLSLFEVPVAYLCEARQMSRKAATLTTALLIMLLGAPAALSSSLTKDVKVFGMNFFDLFDFLSSNLCMPAGGLLICIFTGWVFGKNRFKAELSNHGLIKNEKVVDVLFFLIKYVSPLLVAIVMMNMLKVF from the coding sequence ATGAGCGATAAACACCACAAAGCCGGACATTCAGTAAGAGATGCCTTTACATCAAATCTTGGAATGCTTGCCGCCACTTTAGGTTCTGCTGTCGGCCTCGGAAACATCTGGAAATTTCCGTCCATGACCGGAACAAACGGCGGGGCCAGTTTCCTTTTTGTGTACCTCGCCTGCACAGTTGTTGTCGGCCTTCCGGTTATGATCTCAGAAATTATGCTGGGCCGTACAGTCAAAGCAAATGCCATCACCACTCTGCGCAAACTTTCTCCCAAAGGTCAGCCTTGGGGGATTGTCGGAATATCCGGAGTTGTTGCTGCTTTTTTAATTCTCTGCTTCTACACCGAAGTAGCTGGATGGGTTTTTGCTTATATATTCAAAGGAATTTCAGGCTCGATTCTTACAACCGACCCCACAATAGCCTCAACGGCATTTGCAGATCTTATTTCTGATCCAGTTCAATCAATCGGCTGGCAATGGTTTGTAATCATATTTGTGTCAATAATCATCACTTTCGGTATTTCCAAAGGTATTGAAAAGGTCACCATTAAATTGATGCCTATTCTCTTTTTACTGCTGCTTGTCATCTGCGGCAGAAGCCTGACTCTACCCGGAGCAGAAAAAGGACTTGAATTTCTTTTTGCCCCCGACTTCTCCAAAATTTCCGGCTCTGTCATTCTGATGGCAATGGGGCTTGCCTTCTTCAAACTTTCCATCGGGATGGGAACCATGATGACATACGGCTCATACTTTAAAAATTCCCAGAACATTCCTTTAACAGCAACCCGCGTAGTCCTAGCAGATCTTCTGATCTCCCTGCTGGCAGGTATCGCCATTTTTCCGGCCGTATTCGCATACGGTTTTGATGTGTCAGCAGGACCTTCTCTGCTTTTCATCACAATCCCTGCGGTGTTCGCATCCATGCCTATGGGCCATCTGTTCGCAGTTCTCTTCTTTATATTAACAGCTGTAGCAGCAACAGGGGCAATGCTGTCTCTCTTTGAAGTGCCGGTTGCCTACCTTTGTGAGGCGCGCCAAATGTCGCGCAAGGCAGCCACCCTCACAACAGCACTGCTGATAATGCTTCTAGGTGCACCCGCTGCACTTTCAAGCAGTCTGACCAAAGATGTAAAAGTTTTCGGTATGAACTTCTTTGACCTTTTCGATTTTCTTTCCTCCAATCTCTGCATGCCCGCAGGCGGACTGCTCATCTGCATTTTCACCGGCTGGGTATTTGGTAAAAACAGATTCAAAGCTGAGCTTAGCAATCATGGACTCATCAAAAACGAAAAAGTTGTCGATGTATTATTCTTCCTCATCAAGTATGTAAGCCCGCTACTTGTTGCAATTGTCATGATGAATATGCTCAAAGTTTTTTAA
- the dsrA gene encoding dissimilatory-type sulfite reductase subunit alpha — MAKHKTPLLDQLESGPWPSFVSDLKLEASARAKNEKGVNYQIPVEVCEDLLGVLELSYNDGETHWKHGGIVGVFGYGGGVIGRYCDQPEAFPGVAHFHTVRVAQPTGKYYTTAFLRQITDIWDMRGSGLTNMHGSTGDIVFLGTTTPQLEEIFYELTHEANVDLGGSGSNLRTPAACLGKSRCEYACYDTQAICYDMTMEFQDELHRPAFPYKFKFKFDGCPNSCVCALARSDFSVVGIWRDEIRIDQEAVAAYIGGEFAPNAGAHSGGNWGKFDIQSEVCDNCPSKCIKYADGKLTINDKECVHCMHCINTMPRALMIGNDRGASILCGAKAPILDGPQLSSLLIPFIKVEEPFTEVKDVVENIWDWWMEEGKNRERLGETMRRMGFQKLLEVTNTKADPRHVQEPRHNPYIFWKADEVAGPWERDVNEYRKRHQR, encoded by the coding sequence ATGGCGAAACACAAAACTCCCTTGTTGGACCAGCTAGAAAGCGGGCCCTGGCCTAGCTTTGTGTCTGACTTGAAGCTGGAAGCGAGCGCTAGAGCCAAAAATGAGAAGGGCGTGAATTATCAGATTCCCGTTGAAGTCTGTGAAGACCTTCTTGGCGTTCTAGAGCTATCTTACAACGATGGTGAAACACATTGGAAGCACGGCGGAATCGTAGGCGTATTCGGTTACGGAGGCGGCGTTATCGGTCGTTACTGTGACCAGCCTGAAGCATTTCCTGGTGTAGCTCATTTCCACACAGTCCGTGTGGCACAGCCTACAGGTAAATATTACACCACCGCATTCCTACGTCAGATTACTGACATTTGGGACATGCGTGGATCAGGTCTGACCAACATGCATGGTTCCACAGGTGACATCGTCTTCCTTGGAACAACCACTCCTCAGCTCGAAGAAATTTTCTACGAACTGACTCATGAGGCAAATGTTGACCTTGGTGGATCCGGCTCCAACCTGCGTACCCCTGCAGCATGTCTTGGTAAATCCCGTTGTGAGTACGCTTGTTACGACACACAGGCAATTTGCTATGACATGACTATGGAATTCCAGGATGAACTTCATCGTCCAGCTTTCCCTTACAAATTCAAATTTAAATTTGATGGTTGTCCTAACAGCTGTGTTTGCGCACTTGCTCGTTCTGACTTCTCAGTTGTAGGTATCTGGCGTGATGAAATCCGCATCGATCAGGAAGCTGTTGCAGCTTACATCGGCGGAGAATTCGCTCCTAATGCTGGCGCTCACTCCGGTGGAAACTGGGGTAAGTTTGATATCCAGTCTGAAGTTTGTGACAACTGCCCAAGCAAGTGTATTAAATACGCTGACGGCAAACTCACAATCAATGACAAAGAATGTGTACATTGTATGCATTGTATCAACACCATGCCTCGTGCATTGATGATTGGTAATGATCGTGGTGCATCCATCCTTTGTGGTGCTAAAGCTCCGATTCTTGACGGTCCTCAGCTCAGCTCTCTTTTGATTCCTTTCATCAAGGTTGAAGAACCTTTCACCGAAGTTAAAGATGTTGTTGAAAATATCTGGGACTGGTGGATGGAAGAAGGTAAAAACCGTGAGCGTCTTGGTGAAACCATGCGTCGCATGGGCTTCCAGAAACTTCTTGAAGTTACCAATACCAAGGCTGATCCAAGACACGTACAGGAACCTAGACACAACCCTTACATCTTCTGGAAAGCGGATGAGGTTGCTGGTCCTTGGGAACGTGACGTTAACGAATACAGAAAAAGACACCAGAGATAA
- a CDS encoding dissimilatory sulfite reductase D family protein — MAIELESAKKVIMDFLVSKTGAKSKFYFNDFTKLFPDEKGRDVKKVLTALVKEEKVVYWSSGSTTMYGMSGAGKQGGAEGE, encoded by the coding sequence ATGGCGATCGAGCTAGAATCTGCAAAAAAAGTAATTATGGACTTCCTAGTTTCAAAGACCGGGGCTAAAAGCAAATTTTACTTCAATGATTTTACCAAACTTTTCCCTGATGAAAAGGGTCGTGACGTTAAAAAAGTCCTGACTGCACTCGTTAAGGAAGAAAAAGTTGTATATTGGTCAAGTGGTAGCACTACCATGTACGGCATGTCCGGCGCTGGTAAACAGGGCGGAGCTGAGGGCGAATAG
- a CDS encoding FecR domain-containing protein, protein MSPTQNADLNSIGVVLAANGEVFLQSDSGMRTVQSGAPVYAGEELITGPGSTAEIRFVDDTLLSQGADSSISLDDYIYDNTDDTASELLFKMSQGTFRMVTGKIAEQNPERFKVGSPLATIGIRGTITVHEIGPDGEKHGVEEIHSGKALLIQSIDGQIRQISTPRALVDIAASGLMSTVRPMTIQEFEEFQSIAPAAIQAEQEIQEQQDQEDPDQKDQQDEGDQQQGEGEGEGGEPDADVSVMLGDVFGGEFGLEQSVDAFMLGLAQDALDALAQGDLVTAQELLQKLEDIPTDDDILELIENTGTGDIPDDGEGHTHTSDDGITWVLGTSGDDTLIGTENTDYINGLGGNDTIHGLGSNDTLYGDTGNDTIFGDHGNDYILGGAGDDTIGGDSGTNTLNGGEGLDYVSYASSSAFVTVCIDSGTAEHGDDIDYLTSFEGVIGSSYNDSFFGGTNAATFIGGNGNDFIESVNNFDVTSYEDATGGVSVNLDLSSGEAFGDGTNYSGIGIDTLRDVNNVIGSGYADSLLGNGNANTITAGAGNDTLTGLVGADLLIVGSGNNEIRYTSSGQGGDTVTNFISANDTFKFSSASYSSGAFQQVADYAETGTGATGSGAYFIYDPTNDKLFYDSDVTAGVVGELIATVDEVNASDIVLY, encoded by the coding sequence ATGTCACCTACACAAAATGCTGACTTAAACTCTATTGGTGTTGTTCTCGCCGCAAATGGTGAGGTTTTTCTTCAGTCTGATTCCGGTATGAGGACGGTTCAATCCGGTGCTCCTGTTTATGCGGGCGAGGAATTGATTACCGGACCTGGAAGTACTGCGGAAATCCGGTTTGTTGACGATACTCTTCTTTCTCAAGGGGCGGATTCTTCAATCTCCCTTGACGACTATATATATGATAACACGGACGACACAGCGTCCGAACTTCTCTTTAAAATGAGTCAGGGAACTTTCCGTATGGTGACGGGTAAGATTGCTGAACAGAATCCGGAAAGATTCAAGGTCGGTTCTCCTCTTGCGACTATCGGAATTAGAGGAACGATTACTGTTCATGAAATCGGCCCGGATGGCGAAAAGCACGGGGTTGAAGAAATTCACAGTGGTAAGGCTTTGTTGATTCAAAGTATCGACGGTCAGATCCGTCAGATTTCAACGCCTCGTGCGTTGGTGGATATTGCTGCATCCGGTCTTATGAGTACGGTCCGTCCAATGACGATTCAGGAATTTGAAGAGTTCCAGTCTATCGCTCCCGCAGCTATTCAGGCTGAACAGGAAATTCAGGAACAGCAAGATCAGGAAGATCCAGATCAAAAGGATCAGCAGGACGAAGGTGATCAGCAGCAAGGTGAAGGCGAAGGTGAAGGTGGAGAACCTGATGCTGACGTAAGTGTTATGCTGGGTGATGTTTTTGGTGGTGAATTCGGTTTAGAACAATCAGTTGATGCCTTTATGCTCGGACTTGCTCAAGATGCTTTGGATGCCCTTGCTCAGGGTGATTTAGTCACAGCGCAGGAATTACTTCAAAAGCTGGAAGATATTCCGACCGACGATGATATTCTAGAGTTGATCGAAAATACCGGGACAGGTGATATTCCTGATGATGGGGAAGGGCATACGCATACCTCGGATGACGGAATTACCTGGGTTCTCGGTACTTCCGGTGATGATACTTTGATAGGTACAGAGAATACTGACTATATTAACGGTCTAGGCGGAAACGATACGATTCATGGATTGGGTTCAAATGATACTCTTTATGGGGATACTGGAAACGATACCATTTTCGGCGATCACGGGAATGATTATATTCTCGGTGGAGCCGGCGATGATACGATTGGCGGTGACAGCGGAACGAATACCCTGAATGGTGGCGAAGGACTTGACTATGTATCATACGCAAGTTCCTCTGCGTTTGTTACTGTGTGTATAGATTCCGGGACCGCAGAGCATGGTGATGATATTGATTATCTAACAAGTTTTGAAGGCGTAATCGGTTCAAGTTATAACGATTCTTTTTTTGGTGGAACCAATGCCGCCACATTTATCGGTGGTAATGGAAATGATTTTATAGAAAGTGTAAATAACTTTGACGTAACATCGTACGAAGATGCAACCGGTGGAGTTTCTGTTAACTTGGACTTAAGCTCCGGTGAGGCGTTTGGAGATGGTACAAATTATTCAGGAATAGGGATAGATACTCTTCGTGATGTAAATAACGTGATAGGCTCCGGTTATGCGGATAGTTTGCTTGGTAATGGAAATGCTAACACTATCACCGCAGGCGCCGGTAACGATACCCTTACTGGTTTAGTGGGGGCTGACCTGCTGATCGTAGGTTCTGGTAATAATGAAATCCGTTACACTTCTTCGGGACAGGGAGGAGATACTGTGACAAATTTCATTTCAGCTAACGATACTTTCAAGTTCAGCTCCGCCAGTTACAGTTCCGGCGCATTCCAGCAGGTTGCCGATTATGCTGAGACCGGTACTGGGGCAACCGGTTCTGGAGCTTATTTTATCTATGATCCGACTAATGATAAATTGTTTTATGATTCAGATGTTACCGCTGGTGTAGTAGGAGAGCTTATTGCCACGGTTGATGAGGTCAATGCAAGTGATATTGTTTTGTATTAA
- a CDS encoding DUF523 domain-containing protein, giving the protein MIVVSGCLAGIKCKYNGTESTDETVVELVKQGKAIPVCPEQLGGLPTPRPCCEFVGDRVLTTLGIDVSEQFLKGAEEGLRLAKLVGAKKAILKSRSPSCGCGKIYDGTFSGRLIDGDGLFSAMLKENGITVESV; this is encoded by the coding sequence ATGATAGTTGTATCCGGCTGTCTTGCAGGGATTAAATGTAAATATAATGGTACAGAAAGCACTGATGAAACTGTTGTTGAGCTGGTGAAACAAGGCAAGGCTATTCCCGTATGCCCTGAACAGTTAGGAGGGCTGCCAACGCCTCGTCCTTGTTGCGAATTTGTCGGGGACAGAGTGCTTACAACTTTAGGTATAGATGTAAGTGAGCAGTTTTTAAAAGGTGCAGAAGAAGGTTTGCGGTTAGCAAAGCTGGTCGGTGCAAAAAAAGCAATCCTCAAATCGCGCTCCCCATCGTGTGGGTGCGGTAAAATATATGATGGAACTTTCAGTGGTAGGTTAATTGATGGCGACGGACTTTTTTCCGCTATGCTTAAAGAGAATGGGATAACTGTCGAATCTGTTTAA
- the dsrB gene encoding dissimilatory-type sulfite reductase subunit beta — MAFVSSGYNPDKPMENRISDIGPRDYNEFLPPVLKNNYGQWKYHDILEPGILLHVAESGDEVYTIRCGTARLMSITLIREMCDIADAHCDGHLRFTTRNNVEFMVDSKDKCDALKKDLQSRKFDGGSFKFPIGGTGAGVSNIVHTQGWVHCHTPATDASGTVKAIMDDLFEEFTGHNMPAMVRIAVACCLNMCGACHCSDIAVVGIHRKPPIIDHEYLDNLCEIPLAVSACPTGAVRPTKIEIDGKQFKTVAIKEERCMFCGNCYTMCPSLPLSDKEGDGIALMVGGKVSNRISMPKFSKVVVAFIPNEPPRWPTLTKTVRKIVDVYKADANKYERLGDWAERIGWERFFEKTGIEFTPHLIDDFRDPAYYTWRQSTQFKF; from the coding sequence ATGGCGTTCGTATCTTCTGGCTATAATCCAGATAAGCCGATGGAAAACAGAATCTCGGATATTGGACCTCGTGATTATAATGAGTTCCTTCCTCCGGTTCTTAAAAATAACTATGGACAGTGGAAATACCACGATATCCTCGAGCCAGGCATTCTGCTTCACGTAGCAGAATCAGGCGATGAAGTTTACACAATTCGTTGCGGTACTGCTCGTCTTATGAGTATTACTCTTATCCGCGAAATGTGTGACATCGCTGATGCTCATTGTGATGGTCACCTGCGCTTCACAACACGTAATAACGTTGAGTTCATGGTTGATTCCAAGGACAAATGTGACGCACTTAAGAAAGACCTTCAGTCCCGTAAGTTTGACGGTGGCAGCTTCAAGTTCCCAATAGGTGGAACAGGCGCTGGTGTTTCTAACATCGTTCATACTCAGGGTTGGGTTCATTGTCATACACCTGCAACCGATGCTTCCGGTACTGTTAAAGCCATCATGGATGATCTCTTCGAAGAGTTCACCGGCCATAACATGCCTGCTATGGTTCGTATCGCTGTTGCTTGTTGTCTTAACATGTGTGGTGCTTGTCATTGTTCCGACATCGCTGTTGTCGGTATTCATCGCAAGCCTCCTATCATTGACCATGAATACCTCGACAACCTTTGCGAAATTCCTTTGGCAGTTTCAGCTTGTCCTACCGGCGCTGTTCGTCCTACTAAGATCGAAATCGACGGTAAACAATTCAAGACTGTTGCTATTAAAGAAGAGCGTTGCATGTTCTGTGGTAACTGCTACACAATGTGTCCTTCACTGCCTCTTTCCGATAAGGAAGGCGACGGTATTGCTCTGATGGTTGGTGGTAAGGTTTCTAACCGTATCAGCATGCCTAAGTTCTCTAAAGTTGTTGTTGCATTTATTCCTAACGAACCTCCTCGTTGGCCTACACTTACTAAAACTGTCCGCAAAATCGTGGACGTTTACAAAGCAGATGCTAACAAGTACGAACGTCTGGGCGACTGGGCAGAGCGTATTGGTTGGGAACGTTTCTTCGAAAAGACTGGTATCGAGTTTACTCCCCATCTTATCGATGACTTCCGTGATCCAGCTTATTACACTTGGCGTCAGTCCACTCAGTTCAAGTTCTAG
- a CDS encoding cobyrinate a,c-diamide synthase codes for MNFPRLVLAGLSGGTGKTIVTLGLCRAFKNLGKSVKPFKKGPDYIDAKWLGLASGQFATNLDPFLMSVDKLKALFLEKGQGADISIVEGNRGLFDGKDVEGTCSTAELARIINAPVILAIDCTKMTRTVAAIVAGCKAFEDGFNLAGVILNRTGGDRHRNILQKSIETYTDVPVLGMLPKLSKNPIPERHMGLVSNTEYGPQDESLEILGKMAQDCIDLDKIFEIASNSGNIPQNEEPLWSGIELVSEEHPVIGVVRDEALWFYYEENLESLTKAGAKIEEVSLISDDPWPEIDGLYLGGGFPETLAPELSANKDRREHVSKLADSGLPIYAECGGFMYLGDDVEYEGTKYPMAGVLPLSTCLCAKPQGLGYTAGKIIQENIFFPAGTEIVGHEFHYSLCISRTDSNPSYALKLSRGKGMADGFDGMIKNNVYAGYNHIHALGAPCWAGNFVKAALLFKKERK; via the coding sequence ATGAATTTTCCTCGTCTTGTTCTCGCCGGACTTAGCGGCGGCACTGGTAAAACCATTGTCACTCTGGGTCTTTGTAGAGCTTTTAAAAATCTCGGCAAGAGTGTGAAACCCTTTAAAAAGGGGCCGGATTATATTGATGCAAAATGGCTGGGACTGGCTTCCGGGCAATTTGCGACAAATCTGGATCCTTTTTTAATGTCTGTTGATAAGCTGAAAGCCTTATTTCTTGAGAAGGGGCAAGGGGCAGATATATCAATAGTAGAAGGGAACAGAGGTCTTTTTGATGGTAAAGATGTGGAGGGAACCTGTTCCACCGCTGAACTTGCCAGAATAATAAATGCCCCCGTGATTTTAGCGATTGATTGTACTAAAATGACTCGCACTGTTGCAGCCATAGTCGCCGGTTGCAAAGCATTTGAAGACGGTTTTAATCTCGCAGGAGTTATCCTTAATCGTACAGGCGGTGATCGGCATCGTAATATTCTGCAAAAATCTATCGAAACCTATACAGACGTTCCTGTTCTTGGAATGCTTCCTAAACTCAGCAAAAATCCTATCCCTGAACGCCACATGGGGCTTGTTTCCAACACAGAGTATGGACCACAAGATGAATCCTTAGAAATACTTGGGAAAATGGCACAGGATTGCATTGATCTTGATAAAATTTTTGAGATTGCTTCAAATTCAGGCAATATCCCGCAAAATGAGGAACCTCTTTGGTCTGGTATAGAGCTCGTAAGTGAAGAACATCCTGTAATAGGTGTGGTTCGTGATGAGGCTTTGTGGTTTTACTATGAAGAAAATCTCGAATCTTTGACAAAGGCCGGTGCTAAAATCGAGGAAGTTTCACTTATATCGGATGATCCGTGGCCTGAAATTGATGGTCTTTATCTTGGTGGAGGATTTCCTGAAACACTTGCACCTGAACTCTCTGCGAATAAAGATAGAAGAGAGCACGTCAGTAAATTAGCTGATTCAGGACTTCCAATTTATGCTGAGTGCGGTGGTTTTATGTATCTTGGCGATGACGTCGAATATGAAGGGACGAAATATCCGATGGCAGGAGTTTTGCCTCTATCAACCTGTTTATGCGCCAAACCTCAAGGGCTTGGGTATACCGCAGGAAAAATTATTCAGGAAAATATTTTCTTTCCAGCCGGAACCGAGATTGTCGGTCATGAATTTCATTATTCTCTTTGTATCAGCAGAACAGATTCGAACCCTTCTTATGCTTTAAAGCTTAGTCGCGGGAAAGGCATGGCTGATGGATTTGACGGGATGATTAAAAATAATGTTTATGCCGGTTACAATCATATTCATGCCCTTGGTGCGCCATGCTGGGCTGGAAATTTTGTGAAGGCTGCGCTGCTATTTAAAAAGGAAAGAAAGTAA
- a CDS encoding YkgJ family cysteine cluster protein, with protein MKECKQCGTCCRKGGPALHSQDLHLLSIEGGIDLTDIVTLRIGELAYDQPEGAVVPLASEILKIKGVGQEWTCKFLAPSTQACRIYKDRPIECKTLFCGDPEPLRKMYDKDRITRKDVLPEGHPVFEIIEEHELKCAPLQLAELAKKILEKWENSAELQLDLLEMLVYDKSIRELLVEKSGLPAESMDFFFGRSLNRVLSGFGIIATPNGSSFSLRKTKGSA; from the coding sequence ATGAAAGAATGCAAACAATGCGGCACATGTTGTCGCAAAGGCGGCCCGGCTCTTCACTCGCAGGACCTCCACCTTCTCAGTATCGAAGGCGGAATAGACCTGACTGACATAGTGACTCTAAGAATAGGCGAACTGGCTTATGATCAGCCTGAGGGCGCAGTTGTCCCATTGGCGAGTGAAATTCTGAAAATCAAAGGAGTCGGACAGGAATGGACATGCAAATTCCTGGCTCCGTCAACTCAGGCTTGTCGTATTTACAAAGATAGACCTATTGAGTGCAAGACTCTTTTTTGCGGAGATCCTGAGCCTCTTCGAAAAATGTATGACAAAGACAGAATCACCAGAAAAGATGTGCTTCCTGAAGGACATCCGGTCTTTGAAATTATCGAAGAGCACGAACTTAAATGCGCTCCTCTACAATTGGCGGAACTCGCTAAAAAAATCCTTGAAAAATGGGAAAACAGCGCTGAATTACAACTAGATCTTCTTGAAATGCTGGTTTATGACAAATCAATAAGAGAATTACTTGTTGAAAAATCAGGATTACCTGCGGAGTCAATGGATTTCTTTTTCGGCAGATCGCTAAACAGAGTCCTTTCAGGATTTGGAATTATCGCAACTCCTAACGGTAGTTCTTTTTCACTTCGCAAAACAAAAGGGAGTGCTTAA
- the lgt gene encoding prolipoprotein diacylglyceryl transferase, producing the protein MIVLPEFDTTAFQIGPLKANWYGLMYMIGFAFAWGLGRYRASKPTNNWTPIQVDDLITWLVVGLVVGARVGYCLIYEPAYFIAHPVDILAVWKGGMSFHGGAAGVAIVAWRFAKSTDRATLDVGDFMTPLAPLGLLCGRIGNFINGELWGRTTDVPWGMVFPSQRAGDLPRHPSQLYEGALEGLLLFLILWVWSAKPRPRGTTTGLFLIGYGIFRAFVEFFRQPDPQLGFLAFGWLTMGQLLCVPMILVGLLLFVWGVKKGPVPPAAKA; encoded by the coding sequence ATGATTGTATTACCGGAATTTGATACCACCGCTTTTCAGATTGGACCGCTTAAAGCCAACTGGTACGGCCTTATGTATATGATAGGGTTTGCCTTTGCGTGGGGTCTTGGTCGCTATCGCGCGTCAAAGCCGACTAATAACTGGACTCCTATACAGGTTGATGACCTTATCACATGGCTTGTTGTCGGTTTGGTTGTGGGGGCACGAGTCGGTTATTGTCTCATATATGAACCTGCCTATTTTATTGCGCATCCTGTTGATATTTTAGCTGTGTGGAAAGGCGGAATGTCTTTTCACGGCGGGGCGGCTGGTGTTGCTATTGTGGCTTGGAGATTTGCTAAATCCACTGACAGGGCAACTCTTGATGTCGGTGATTTTATGACACCGCTTGCGCCGCTTGGGTTGCTTTGCGGTCGGATCGGTAACTTTATTAATGGTGAGCTGTGGGGGCGGACCACGGACGTTCCTTGGGGAATGGTTTTTCCAAGTCAGCGGGCCGGTGATCTGCCGCGCCATCCTTCTCAGCTTTATGAAGGTGCTCTCGAGGGTCTTTTATTATTTTTAATTTTGTGGGTCTGGTCAGCAAAACCGCGTCCGAGAGGAACGACCACAGGTTTATTTTTAATTGGATATGGAATATTCAGGGCGTTTGTAGAATTTTTCAGGCAACCTGATCCGCAGTTGGGATTCCTTGCCTTCGGTTGGCTTACTATGGGACAATTGCTTTGTGTTCCTATGATTCTGGTCGGGCTTCTACTTTTTGTCTGGGGAGTCAAGAAGGGGCCTGTTCCTCCGGCAGCGAAGGCTTAG
- the traT gene encoding complement resistance protein TraT — protein sequence MTNKTRIFSALLAIIALTMILSGCQSRQRMGMVREKGTGLMYGSYMNGNLFMDPSQFSNPTIKLSIRNTSGDPAVNLKALRNDIEKAYIEKGYKITKGKKYGIHIDINMRYSGQISTNMAIEYGLVGAAAGGYVGGKSPSSTDGAILGTAGGATVGAVLGSYSTEDTYIMVADIAIGLVDSLAKRKKYVINFGDTQIKKYNEETGFTAYRAREKSQVAVYAGGDNTHQSEIVSGVTSRFKKILEDAI from the coding sequence ATGACAAATAAAACAAGAATATTCAGTGCTCTTCTGGCAATTATAGCTTTGACAATGATCCTCTCCGGTTGTCAGTCCAGACAGCGTATGGGAATGGTCAGAGAAAAAGGCACAGGTTTGATGTATGGTTCCTACATGAACGGCAATCTGTTCATGGACCCGTCACAGTTTTCAAACCCGACAATTAAATTATCTATCCGCAACACTTCCGGTGACCCTGCGGTCAATCTGAAAGCTCTTCGCAATGATATTGAAAAAGCATACATCGAAAAAGGGTACAAGATTACCAAAGGCAAAAAATACGGTATTCATATTGATATCAACATGCGTTATTCCGGCCAGATATCCACAAACATGGCTATTGAATACGGCCTGGTTGGCGCGGCAGCCGGTGGTTATGTCGGAGGCAAAAGCCCTAGCAGCACGGACGGAGCAATACTCGGCACTGCCGGAGGTGCTACAGTCGGAGCAGTTCTCGGAAGCTATTCTACCGAAGACACCTACATCATGGTCGCGGACATTGCGATAGGACTTGTTGATTCACTTGCCAAAAGAAAAAAATACGTGATCAACTTCGGTGACACTCAAATCAAAAAATATAATGAAGAAACCGGATTCACCGCATATCGAGCCCGTGAAAAATCACAGGTTGCAGTTTATGCGGGCGGTGACAACACTCACCAGTCTGAAATAGTTAGCGGTGTCACCTCACGATTCAAAAAAATACTCGAAGACGCAATCTAA